A region of the Mesoterricola sediminis genome:
GGGCGTCGCCGTTGTCTTCGCCCGAGCGGTTGTGCAGGTACCCGCCCCGGGCGGGGTCCGTGCCGGCGTTGAAGGGGGCCAGGTGCTCCAGCCAGCGCTTGTAGTCCTCGTGGAGCCCCGGCTCGTCGTCATTGATGAAGACGCTCGCGGTGATGTGCATGGCGTTCACGAGACAGAGGCCCTCCTGGACGCCGCTGGCCTCCACGGCCTCCTCCACGTCCGGGGTGATGTTCACGAAGCCCACCCGCTGGGGCTCGTGGAGGGTGAGGGTGACGCGATGGCTCTTCATGGCTGGCTCCGCCCATACAGTAGACTGGAAGACGCAACGCTGGAGAAGTGCCATGCTCACGATCGCCGGAAGGACCTTCGAGAACCGCCTCGTGCTGGGGACGGGCAAGTACAAGGATTTCGCCACCATGAAGGCCTGCTACGAGGCGGCCCGCGTGGAGATGGTGACCCTGGCGGTGCGCCGCTTCGACCTGTCCGCCCAGGGCGAGGACAACATCCTGAACTGGATCCCCAAGGGCATGGCCCTCCTGCCCAACACCGCGGGCTGCTATACCCGCGAGGACGCGCTGCGGGTGAGCCGCCTGGCCCGCGAGGCCCTGGACACGCCGTGGATCAAGCTGGAGGTCATCGGCGATCCCACCAGCCTCTACCCGGACGGCGAGGAGACCCTCCGCGCCGCCGAGGAGCTCGTGAAGGAGGGCTTCGTCGTCCTGCCCTACCTCAACGCCGATCCCATCCTGGCCCGGAAGCTCTGCGACGTGGGCGTGGCCGCCATCATGCCCCTGGGCAGCGCCATCGGCTCGGGCCTGGGCGTGCAGAACCCCTACGTCATCCAGATCATCCGGGAGATCGCGGCCTCGTACGGCCTGCCCCTGGTGGTGGACGCGGGCGTGGGCACCGCCAGCGACGCGGCCGTGGCCATGGAACTGGGCGCGGACGCGGTGCTCCTGAACACGGCCGTCGCCGAGGCCGCGGATCCGGTCCGCATGGCCCGGGCCATGGACCACGCGGTGCAGGCCGGGCGCCTCGCCTTCGAGGCGGGCCGCATGCCGAAGCGCCTCTACGCCAGCGCCTCGAGCCCGGTAGCCGGTGTGGTTGGCCGCAACTAGGGTAGGTAGATCGAATCACCGGAACGATCGTGTCCCTTGCTTCGTGACGGCAAGGGTAGGTAAAGAACCCGTACACCGAGTGCGCCGGGACACCGAGTCACGCTGAGGCAGCTTCGCGGTTCTGCGCGCCGACCCATACCACCCAGGCCCTGGCCCGCTGGCGCGGGCCGCGATGCTGCGCATCGCTCGGCTGGGGGCTCCGGGCCTTCCGCATGCACGCCTGCGGGTGCCCTCCGCCCCCAGCCTTGGACGGGCCTGGGCTTGAGGTTCGGCCCACCGCCGACCAGCTCCAGGTGGGTTACAACACCGTCCGGCGGTGGCGGGACCGGTTCCTGGAGGCCGGGGGCCACCCTCCCGGCGGAGCGCAAGGCCGGGATCGTGAGGATGACCACCCTGGCCAAGGCCTCGGGGCTGAGCCCCTTCGCGGTGTGGAAGATCTGGAAGGCCAACGGGCTCAAGCCTCGTCCCAGGTCTTGGACCGGACTCGGCCCGGGCTGCCCCTGAAACAGGGCCGCTGCGGAACGATGACCCACGACTCCAAGCTGCCTCAGCGTGACTCGGTGTCCCGGCGCACTCGGCGTCCGGGTTCTTTACTCACCCTTGCCGACACGAAGGAAGGGACACGATCGTTCCGGTGAGTTGATATACCTGGACGAGGATAGGCCGCCAGTAGCCCAGGTGACAGCCTGCCTCACCCCGCCGGCCCGGGTCCGGATCAGGCCTTCGGGTTGACGCGTCGCTCAAGGCGGGCCCGCCTTCAACCCCGGGCGGGGCCGTCCGAATGGCTGCCGGTCTGCGCGGGGTCCGCCCCCGGGAGCGGACCGGCGCCGGCCCCGGTTATCCTGGAGGACTGGAGTCGCCATGCCCCGCTTTTCCAAACGATCCGGTCGCGAAGTCCTGGAAGGCCACGTCCGCCTTCCGGCGTGGATCGTCCGGGAACGGATGAACCTGGGCGAGCTCCACGCCATGAAGAAGGACCTCCGGGCCTCGGACCTGCACACCGTGTGCGAGGAGGCCCGCTGCCCCAACCGGACCCACTGCTTCAACCACGGCACGGCCACGTTCCTGCTCATGGGCGACACCTGCACCCGGGCCTGCGGCTTCTGCTCCATCCGGAGCGGGAAGCCCGCGCCCCTGGATCCCCGGGAGCCGGAGGAGACCGCCCTGCGGGTCCAGGCCCTGGGCCTGCGCTTCGCGGTGCTCACCTCGGTGAACCGGGACGACCTCCCCGACGGCGGCGCCGCCCACCTCGCACGCACCATCCGCGCCATCCGCGCCCACAACCCCGGCGTCGGGGTGGAGGTGCTCACGCCGGACTTCATGGGGAACCTGGAGGCGGTGGCGGAGGTGGTGGCCGCGGGCCCGGCGGTCTTCAACCACAACACCGAGACCGTGCCCAGCCTCTATCCGGAAGTCCGGCCGGCCGGGAGGTTCGAGCGTTCCCTGGCGGTGCTCGCCAAGGCCAAGGAACTGGGCACGGCCCTCTTCGGGCCCGCCTTCGCCACCAAGTCCGGCCTCATGCTCGGCCTGGGGGAGACGGAGGCGGAGCTCATGGCCGTCTTCGAGGCCCTCGCCGGCGCCGGGGTCGACATCCTCACCCTGGGCCAGTACCTCCGCCCGACCCGGCACCAGCTCCCCGTGAAGGCCTACGTGCATCCCGACGCCTTCGCGGAACTGGGGCGCAAGGCCAAGGCCCTCGGCTTCCGCGCCGTCTACGCGGGGCCCCTGGTCCGGTCGAGCTTCAACGCCCACGAAGTGAGCGAAATGGAAGGGATCTCCATCGCATGAGCGCCAACGTCCAGCCCTGGGACCTGCCCGCCCCCGAGGGGGAGGGGCGGCCGTCGGCCTTCGGCCTCCTCCCCGAGGACCTGGAGGGCATCCCCGGCCGGGCCGCGCACGCCTTCTCCAGGCTCCAGCGCCCCTGGACCTGGCGCGAGGACGGGCTCGACCTGGCCCGGGCCGCCCGGGAATGGCTCGCCGCCTCCCATGACCTCGCCCTGCCGGTGCTTCTGGAGCGCCATCCCAGCGAGGACGGGGCCACCAAGGTCGTCCTGGGCCTGCGCGACGGGGAGCGCATCGAGGCCGTGCACATGCCCCGGGAGGTCCGGAACCCGCGGGTGACCCTCTGCATCAGCAGCCAGGTGGGGTGCGCCATGGGCTGCACCTTCTGCGCGACGGGCGCCATGGGCATCCGCCGCAACCTTTCGGCGGGCGAGATCGTCGGCCAGGTGCTGGCCCTCATCCGGGCCCTGGGCCCGGAACGGCCCCACGCCATCACCCTGGTCTTCATGGGCATGGGCGAGCCGCTCCACAACCTGGACAACGTGCACCGGGCGATCCGGATCCTCAACCACCCCCAGGGCCTCAACATCTCGACACGGCGGATCACGGTCTCCACCTCGGGCCTCGTGTCGGGCATCGAGCGCCTGAGCCGGATGACCCCGCGCCCCTGGCTCGCCCTGAGCCTCAACAGCACGACCGACGAGGCCCGGAGCGGGGTCATGCCCGTCAACCGGGTCTGGGGCCTGGCCCGGCTCCGGCAGGCGCTGGACGACTGGAACCTCGCGCCCGGGGAGAAGTTCCTCCTGGAGTACGTGCTCCTGGACGGCGTGAACGACACCCCCGAGGACGCGGACCGCCTCGCGGACTGGCTCGGGGACCTGCGCGCCGGCCACAACATCAACCTGATCCGCATGAACGAGCATCCGGCTTCCGCCTTCCGCACCCCGCCCCAGGCGCGCCTCCAGGCCTTCCTGGACCGCCTCAAGGCCCGGGGCTGCTTCGTGACCGTGCGCAAGAGCCGGGGCCGGGACGTCCAGGGGGCCTGCGGGCAGCTGCTGAAATAGGCCTTGCCGCCGGTCCGGGCGGGCGTCATATTGAGTCGCGATATCACCCGTTTGGGCCCCGGACACCGCCCGTGGTAGCCTCCCATCGACCAGTTTCGGGACCCGCCATGATTCCATCGGACGACACCACACCATCCTGGGTACCCCCCGTCGAGGCCTGGCGCCCCGACGGGGCCCCGATCCCGGTGGATCCCTACTTCGAGGATCCGTACAACCCCGATCCCTACGCGAAGATGTAGATGCGGATCCTCCTGGCCTCCCGCAACGCGGGCAAACTCCGGGAATTCGAGGCGCTCCTGCCGGGCGTCGAGCTGGTGCCCTGGCCCGCGGAGGCCCCGGACATCCCCGAGGACGGCGCCTTCTTCCAGGACAACGCCCTCCAGAAGGCCACCTTCGCCCAGGCCTGGTGGGCCGGGCAGGGCGCGGTCCCGGTGGACGGCGTCCTCGCCGACGACTCCGGCCTCTGCGTGGACGCCCTCTGGGGCGGCCCCGGCGTGCTGAGCGCGCGCTTCGCCCAGGGCCTCGCCCAGGACGCCAAGAACCGCAAGCTCCTGGCCCTCATGCCCGAGGGCGCCGCCCGGACGGCCCGCTTCGTCTGTGTCCTCGCCTGGGTTCCCCGGGGGGGAGCCGCCCGGACCTTCAGCGGCTCCGTGGAGGGCGCCCTCGCCCTGGAGCCCCGGGGCGCCGGCGGGTTCGGCTACGATCCCCTCTTCGTCCCCGAGGGCCACGCGGCCACGTTCGGGGAGCTGGGTCCCGAGGTCAAGCACGCCCTCAGCCACCGCGGACGCGCGGCGCGGGCCTTCCTGGCGGGCCTGTAGGGGCCCCTCAGTCCTCGCCCCAGACCCCCCGCTCCCGGAGCGCCACCGCGGCCTGGTACGCGGCGAGCACCGCGCTGCGGACGCGCTGGTAGCCGTTCTCCGTCACCTTGGAGGAGAAGGTCAGGGTGGAGATGACATACCAGCCCTCCCCGTTGGGCAGGGGCTGGGGCGCGGAAAGCAGGACCTGGGGCGGTAGCACGGCGGAGGAGCTGTCCTCCCGCAGCCGGGTCGAGACGCGCTCGGACCAGGCCTGGAGGCGCGGCAGCGCGGCCTGGCCCGCGGCCTCGTCCGGCACGAGGACCCGGCCGTAGAGGGTGAAGTTCAGTCGCAACTGGGGCAGGTCCACGGCGCTGTTCAGGTACCCCGCCATGGAGGCCAGCTGCTGGAAATCCTTCTGGATGGCGAGGAGCTTGGGGCTCGCCTGGGTCATGGGTCTCGGGGTCATGCCTCATTATGCACCTTGCGCGGGGGGGGACCTCCTGGGATGCTTGACCCCGACATCGTGTGCTGGATGTTCGGGAAGCAGGTGTGAATCCTGCGCTGCCCCGCAACGGTATGCACCCCGGTCCGCGCAGTCGGGAACGGGAGACCTCGCTGGAGCCACTGGGGCGCATCCCCGGGAAGGCGCCAGGGGTGCCGGAAGGCGCCTGTCGCGTGCGAGCCCGGAGACCGGTCCAGTGCCTACCCAAACCGCCGAGGGGGCGGTCGGGAGGCCCTTCCGGGCCAACCCTGTCGTCCCCCGGCCCACATGCGCGGAGCATGCCATGGGTCCCCAACCCTCCCTCCTCCTGGCCCTCGCGGCCACCTCCCTCTCGGCCATGGGCGCGCCCGAGCCGCCCCCCGGCAAGGCCGAGGCGTCGGCCACGGTCACCGTCACCGCCGAGGCCTCCCCCGTGGAGATCCTCAAGACGCCCAACCCCGTCAAGGTGCTCGACCGGGAGGCCATCCTGGCCACGGGCGCCCGCACCCTGGACGAGCTGCTTCCCGCCCTGCTCCCGGGGCAGATCCAGGCCTTCGGCGGGCCGGGCAGCGCCGCCAGCCTCTACCTGGGCGGGGGCCGCGCCCGGGACGTGGTGGTGCTCCTGGACGGCATCCGGATCACCGATCCCACCGCCCTGAGCGCCAACTTCGCCGACTTCACCCTGGACGGGGTGGACCGCGTGGAGGTCCTCCAGGGGCCCTCCAGCACCCGCTACGGCAGCGACGCCCACGGCGGCGTCATCGCCCTCTGGACGGCGGCGCCGGCCAAGGCCGGCTTCAGCCTGGAGGCCCAGGGCGCCGCCGGCAACCGGGGCGCCCGGAAGGCCGGAGTGGCCCCCGCCTACGGCTGGGAGGGCGGCTGGGTCAAGGCCAGCGCCTCCGCCGCGCGGGAGGACGCCTCCATCCCCGCCGACGACCCCTTCCGCACCGCCAGCGCCTCCGTGAACGCGGGGCAGCGGATCGGGGAGGACGGGCTCCTCACCCTCACCGGCCGCACCCACTTCCGCGGCACCCCCCTGCCCTTCACCGGCGACTACCTGCCCCCGACCTGGGCCTACACCCGCGTCTTCGACCCCGCCCGGGGCG
Encoded here:
- the lipA gene encoding lipoyl synthase; its protein translation is MPRFSKRSGREVLEGHVRLPAWIVRERMNLGELHAMKKDLRASDLHTVCEEARCPNRTHCFNHGTATFLLMGDTCTRACGFCSIRSGKPAPLDPREPEETALRVQALGLRFAVLTSVNRDDLPDGGAAHLARTIRAIRAHNPGVGVEVLTPDFMGNLEAVAEVVAAGPAVFNHNTETVPSLYPEVRPAGRFERSLAVLAKAKELGTALFGPAFATKSGLMLGLGETEAELMAVFEALAGAGVDILTLGQYLRPTRHQLPVKAYVHPDAFAELGRKAKALGFRAVYAGPLVRSSFNAHEVSEMEGISIA
- a CDS encoding thiazole synthase, whose amino-acid sequence is MLTIAGRTFENRLVLGTGKYKDFATMKACYEAARVEMVTLAVRRFDLSAQGEDNILNWIPKGMALLPNTAGCYTREDALRVSRLAREALDTPWIKLEVIGDPTSLYPDGEETLRAAEELVKEGFVVLPYLNADPILARKLCDVGVAAIMPLGSAIGSGLGVQNPYVIQIIREIAASYGLPLVVDAGVGTASDAAVAMELGADAVLLNTAVAEAADPVRMARAMDHAVQAGRLAFEAGRMPKRLYASASSPVAGVVGRN
- the rlmN gene encoding 23S rRNA (adenine(2503)-C(2))-methyltransferase RlmN, which encodes MSANVQPWDLPAPEGEGRPSAFGLLPEDLEGIPGRAAHAFSRLQRPWTWREDGLDLARAAREWLAASHDLALPVLLERHPSEDGATKVVLGLRDGERIEAVHMPREVRNPRVTLCISSQVGCAMGCTFCATGAMGIRRNLSAGEIVGQVLALIRALGPERPHAITLVFMGMGEPLHNLDNVHRAIRILNHPQGLNISTRRITVSTSGLVSGIERLSRMTPRPWLALSLNSTTDEARSGVMPVNRVWGLARLRQALDDWNLAPGEKFLLEYVLLDGVNDTPEDADRLADWLGDLRAGHNINLIRMNEHPASAFRTPPQARLQAFLDRLKARGCFVTVRKSRGRDVQGACGQLLK
- a CDS encoding non-canonical purine NTP pyrophosphatase, translating into MRILLASRNAGKLREFEALLPGVELVPWPAEAPDIPEDGAFFQDNALQKATFAQAWWAGQGAVPVDGVLADDSGLCVDALWGGPGVLSARFAQGLAQDAKNRKLLALMPEGAARTARFVCVLAWVPRGGAARTFSGSVEGALALEPRGAGGFGYDPLFVPEGHAATFGELGPEVKHALSHRGRAARAFLAGL
- a CDS encoding secondary thiamine-phosphate synthase enzyme YjbQ → MKSHRVTLTLHEPQRVGFVNITPDVEEAVEASGVQEGLCLVNAMHITASVFINDDEPGLHEDYKRWLEHLAPFNAGTDPARGGYLHNRSGEDNGDAHHKRQIMGREVVVAITKGRLDFGPWEQIFYGEFDGRRDKRVLIKIIGA